The following is a genomic window from Tripterygium wilfordii isolate XIE 37 chromosome 19, ASM1340144v1, whole genome shotgun sequence.
TTGGGCAGTCAGCACAGCAGTGACTGACTCTTCTTTCAAAATTACAGTGTCTCCATTACTTAATTAATTCCATCTAAACTGCACTGagctctctccctccctctctctctctctctcttgcttaGCTAAGACTTAAGAGTGCTAAGAACAAAGAAGAACATCCTCTGccaaaaataaagcaaaagagaAGGGAGGGAATGTTGATCTGCTTCTACTGTTCTTTacagagttaaaaaaaaagaaagtgattTCATCTTCAGAGAGACAAATTATACATACTACTACTTCCATAGATTTGAGCCattaatacatatatacagATAAAGAAGAAAGGGAGAGTTGTGAGTTTGTGACCACACAATCAGGATGGGTGGGGTGACATCCTCCATGGCTGCCAAATTCGCCTTCTTCCCACCTAACCCACCTTCATACAAGGTTATTACAGACGATGCCACTGGCCTTCTGCTACTTGACCCTTTCCCCCATCGTGAGAACGTCGACGTTTTGCGCCTCCCCACCCGCCGCGGCAACGAAATCGTCGCCGTTTATGTTCGGTACCCCATGGCCACCACCACGCTTCTCTACTCCCATGGAAACGCAGCGGATGTTGGCCAGATGTATGAGCTATTCATCGAATTGAGCATCCACTTGCGCGTCAATCTCATGGGGTACTtcatttccccttacccttttgtttctttttgaagATTTTATTTTGTGGAATGCGTATGGAAGATGATGTTAATGCGCATGTTTATGCTACTTTATGACTGATTTTCATGTAGCCTTTATGGGTTGTGGCTTCGATGAGTGAGATATACCCAGTTGGAATTTTcatgtatcttttttttttccctgtgtaGAAGCGCAGGAGTATGCTAGAATTATGTGGTTTGGGCTCTTGAAGATTAGGCGATTGTTTGATCAAGTAGATAAATTTATTTGGTTGTAGGAGATAGGCTGAGCTTTTCTTTGAATCCAGGCACAGCACATCTAGATTTTCCTGTTGACATAGCTTAATTTAGTAATTCATCAGCAGAGTTGAGAAAATGAGATATTTGGTGTAACTCTGCTATTTGAAGATTGAAGTGATGTTAATCTTGTCGTAGATCTGGGTTTTACTGGAAATGAAGGTTCTAATGTATGGATGTCaagagcattttttttttgtttgaatctgAAGCTGCTgtccatttgattttttttttattttgatgttaaAGTATCAATTTCTGTCTTTTTATGGTGTGAGTTAGCTAGGTTGATGTGATAGTTTTACCCTCAAGTGGCAGATCTCATCTGCACGTTATAGTAGTAACAATTGACTAAGAACAAATTTCATTGAGGTGCAGCTCCCTCCAGTCCCGTTCATGGGCTGGGTTAAGGGTATATCCAAGTGAGGATGCTACAGAGATTCAAAACTTGTGAGGAAAATAAAGATGAGTGTGACTATATGTTTGGCAAATAGAGAAGGATTGTATGGAGAGGTATCTACCTTCTGTGGGAAGTCGTAAGATGGGGTGGACTCAGCTTAATCCATTTCTTGAAATTTCATAGCTGCTTTTAGAGGATCGAATTTTGACTGCAGATATGGAAAGTCATAATGAAGTTGTGATTATTTCAGCAGTTATTGCTGATCAAGTGCATGAATTGGTTGGGAAGTCCAATATTGCCAAGATTGATTTTCTATTATATGCTTACAGTTTGGAATTACATAAGGTGTTTCGTTCAGTTACATCTAATTTATGAAATATACACACATAGCTTTATTAGTTTTGTAAAACGTATATAGTTTCTTtctattaaaaaattatatatttagttTCTTATCATTAGAGCTTTACTTAATGAAATAGACTTGAATATTTGAACTCAAATGTTATTTGGTTGGCTGGTTTGAAGGAAACATGCGTGAATATTTATGCGTTTTTGGTCGCCAACTGCAATTACTTGTAATTAAGGCTGCATTGCACTTTTGTGGTAGAAAAACTTCGTTGAACAAATAAAAACTGTAGATGTGCCATTAGTCATCCTTGGAATTGTTTACTTTTTTGTATGGACCGAGCACCATCTTAATTTTCTTCTCTTGATTCTCAATTCTGTTGTTATCctcttaattttaatttaacCTTGTTGATGATTCTGTTAAGATTGCGTCGCTGCTTGACAGCCCAAGACTGAGATCTCCAATTTTTTGGTCTTTAACCTTCGGtgatcattttttttctccttctatGATGGCTCTCTTTTGGTAGTTTTTGGGACTTACTTTTATTTGTATATGGATGAGCGTTACTATTTGTGTCTGTGCACACATGGTTTATAAAACTAATGTGTTGTGTGCacacatatttatatatcaaGAAAACATTAGATAAAGAATTGAAAGGTGTTCTTTGTTTTGTCAATACACAGTTATGACTACTCTGGCTATGGGCAGTCAACAGGAAAGGTAACTGCACCATGAAACGGCTTAATTCTTTATGTAATCGTATTTGTTGCAACAGACAATTGATTCTGAAGTGCATTGAATTCCTTTTATCCAGGCCAGTGAACACAATACTTACGCAGATATTGAAGCTGCATATAAGTGTCTTGAAGAAAGCTATGGTGCGAAGCAGGAAAATATCATCCTGTATGGGCAATCTGTTGGAAGTGGCCCAACTTTGGATCTTGCTGCTCGTTTACCTAGGCTAAAAGCAGTTGTTCTGCATAGTCCTATACTATCAGGGTTGAGAGTCATGTATCCTGTGAAGCGTACCTACTGGTTTGACATTTATAAGGTCAAATATCTTGTTCCTTGCTCTTTCTGGATTGCCATCAACACAATTAGTTGAACAATATTGATGGCTGAAGTATGTGTCTGAACATGACTTGTGGATATCTTGCAGAACATTGACAAAATCCCATTGGTGAAGTGCCCTGTACTTGTAATTCATGTAAGTACTTTGAATTCATTATGTAGCTTTCGCCTATTGCATGAAGCAATTTGGAAAGGTTGCCTCTTCGTAACCGTGACATGCTATTTTTGGTTTCAGCTTCtatagaattttaagaacacccCATGCTAACAAACGTGTATGGAAGAGGGCTTTGTAGATTGCAAATATGTAAGCATATATGAAATGCATCGTTGCAGAACAGTAGTTCTGAAACGATGTGACATGGAAGGATCTGATGTGAAATGTATTCAGAGATGCTAAGAGGCGTTCAGTAAAGACGAGATAACGttgacaaagttttttttttctcaagctGACATGACTTTTATCTTAATTGATATAGAATTGTTGTGATCTAGGGGCACCGGAGCCAAAATTGAATGGTGTTTCTTGTATCACTTTTAGTTTTGTGCTTTTTATGGGGCATTTCAGTTGGACCTTGTTTAGAATTTCACCTTCTTTTCGTCGTTCTGATTTCTGTAACATGTTGTGATTCAGGGAACATCGGATGAAGTTGTCGACTGCTCTCACGGGAAACAACTGTGGGAATTGTGCCAAGAGAAGTACGAACCTTTATGGCTGAAAGGAGGAAATCACTGTAATTTGGAACTCTTTCCAGAGTATATCAGGCATCTCAAGAAGTTTATATTGACTGTTGAGAAATCACCTTCACAAAGACATAGTTCTAGGAAAAGTACAGATGGATACGAGCAGTCCAGAAGGAGTGTTGATCGTTTTGAGGTTCCAAGGAAGAGCACAGACCGGAgagagaaaccaagaaaaagcaCAGACAGACCTGAAAAGCTGAAATTTCATGAATTCAAGTTTAATAACTTTGACAAGCTTGAGAAGTTAAAAATCCCATTCGATCAGGCGGAGAGGGCGGAAAGGTCACGGAGAAGTGTCGAATACTTTGAGAAACCAAGGAGAAGCATCGACCAGCAGTTAGAAAAAGGGAGGAAGAGTGTCGATTGGGTTGACAGAATTCGCGCCCCTTGAAAACTATCAAAATAGTTTTTGACATACTACTGCCTGCATATGCTAATGAGAATGGGGGGTGAAACGAGAGGAAGCTGGACTGGTacagaagaaaaacatcaaTTGGGGGCTTTAACTTATAGTTCACAGAATGCATTTCATATTAATTACTTTGCATTGGATTGGTGAGTTTGGTATACTGGGATCATGGATTGTGATATAAACAACTCTTTTAACATCTTAGATTATGTCTTTTAAGTCAGAATAGAATTGGCATCAGGCATGGAGTTGTGATTTCCTCATTTTCTTGCACTTTCTTATGTTTGGTTAAAAGGGGAACTCTTTCAGTCTTTCCATTGGAGTACTATCTTTGCTTGAGTCCTGGAAAATGAAATGGGCATTTTattattctttcttcttccaatCAGCAAAACATTTTGTTACCAAATCTTCCACCAAGTATGTCAGCATGCATGTATGCATCCCAAAAAAAGTGCACACAtatctaaaaacacaaaaatcataTGAACAATTAGATGGATTATTTATTCATCACTTGGATGATAGTTTCGTTGGTGAATTCCTAGGACCAAATCGTATGAACTCGGGAGGTTTTGAGTTCTGTTTTCATTTACATCAATGCCCttataaatatacatttttgtgggTGTCAATGTTGAAAGGGCTTGGtgcaccaaatttttttttaaaaattccgAAAAAATGTAGTATTTCTCATGACTAATCCGacagtattttttttgttacaaacaaaaatcaaattaatagCGACCAACCTTTTGAgtgttttaagtttatatccaatgttctaaaattgtcatgtctttttcatgttgaattttatttttgtttcaaacaaaaatataccATTAGATTCGTTATgttaaatactacacatttatgatttttcataatttttttaaaaaaattgatttttttttccacttatCTCTGTtataatttcaaatttaacttgaaataaatatatattttttataaagggCTTAAACGCGAGCACTTCATTTCATAGTAGCAAACTTACACCTAGTGCCACGTTTGCGGCCTAGAAATTTATAAACACTAACAAAGAACCtagaaaattgaagaagaaacaacaaactaACACCGGACTAACACATGACAACGTTgatatacttaaaattaatattaacaaATTAACTAATAAATACAATTTATTAAACTGGGCTGGCACCTTCTATTTCAAAGTGGGCCGGGACAGTCCAATGGACTGGCGGTATCCATGTTTGTCAGCTTGAAGTAGGGATGTCACTGTACTTCTCCGGTTCTCCCTGTATGCCGATGATGCgtgtgtttttgtttattttacaaaagaaattcaaagaaatttcttttggaaaaaaaaaaaaaaaaaacagtattcTGTTAAAATATAGGAATGTCATTGTGTACAGTATTTGATCAGACCTTTCTTCCATAAACACGATTGTTGAGTTTCAATCTCCATTGAGGGAACACGGAACGGGTTTGTGTAATCGCAAACCCTAATTCAAAACGATCTCTCCAAATCAATCCATGTAAGTGCACCAATTGCGTTTTGAGTTTCTATTTTTTTCGTCTATCATTCACAGTTCGATAACCAAAGAATTAGCTACGCGATTCGATCAAGCATAGGTTTGTCATTTTTTTAGTGATGATTTCGTAACGTGAATCTTGACCACGTTTTCCAGCTACAAAGCGATAGGGCTATAGTGATACGATTCGAGATCATGATGGAAGTGTGCTTCGATTATGGTTAATTTTCAGGTCGCGGGAACAAATTGCGAGGGAGGCGATAGAGCATGCTTTGAAGGCTTTGCGAAAGCGGCATTTGCTGGAAGAAGGCGCTCATGCTCCTGCGTATACAGCTCTTACAAAGCCAATCCTCTCTCAGGTCCTCTTTTATTGACAATTTGGGGGTTTGAATACGGGTAACCTGTTTTAGTTGCTTATACTGGACTTCTAGTGTTTGAATTGGAAATGTGTATGGATGGGGATGTGGTTGTTTCTCAATATTGTTGAACATAGTTGGTGTGATACTATTTTATGCTGTGATTACTTATAGTGCGCTTTTATGTTGAAGATTAGTGTGGTTGGATAGCAGGATCTTGATTGGATCAAGAGCAGAAATAAAACATCTTATCTAATCCTAGCTATTTAAGTGACCTACGATCACTGATTGCTGTGCGACTGAGTCTGCTTTCGTGAATCCAATGAAGTCATCACCAGTTGCATTCTATGGACGTGAG
Proteins encoded in this region:
- the LOC119985951 gene encoding alpha/beta hydrolase domain-containing protein 17C, whose product is MGGVTSSMAAKFAFFPPNPPSYKVITDDATGLLLLDPFPHRENVDVLRLPTRRGNEIVAVYVRYPMATTTLLYSHGNAADVGQMYELFIELSIHLRVNLMGYDYSGYGQSTGKASEHNTYADIEAAYKCLEESYGAKQENIILYGQSVGSGPTLDLAARLPRLKAVVLHSPILSGLRVMYPVKRTYWFDIYKNIDKIPLVKCPVLVIHGTSDEVVDCSHGKQLWELCQEKYEPLWLKGGNHCNLELFPEYIRHLKKFILTVEKSPSQRHSSRKSTDGYEQSRRSVDRFEVPRKSTDRREKPRKSTDRPEKLKFHEFKFNNFDKLEKLKIPFDQAERAERSRRSVEYFEKPRRSIDQQLEKGRKSVDWVDRIRAP